From Nonomuraea helvata, a single genomic window includes:
- a CDS encoding helix-turn-helix domain-containing protein: MNLVAGQVKRRYDVTGRREAADANRRAILEAAGELFTARGYAATMMNDIAERAGVALDTVYTAVGRKPALFLELVESALSGTDRAVPARERGYVQAIRAEPDAGRKLEIYARAIGDIHGRLAPLLRVAQTATHPEVREVWQDIAHRRAANMRELAQNLVDTGQVRPGLDVEEIADVVWATNSPELYCLLVEDRGWPAERFTAWLADTWRRLLLA, translated from the coding sequence ATGAACCTCGTGGCAGGACAGGTCAAGAGGCGATACGACGTCACCGGCCGGCGGGAAGCGGCCGACGCCAATCGGCGGGCCATCCTGGAGGCGGCCGGCGAGTTGTTCACCGCGCGCGGCTACGCGGCCACGATGATGAACGACATCGCCGAGCGGGCCGGCGTCGCCCTGGACACCGTCTACACCGCGGTGGGCCGCAAGCCCGCGCTCTTCCTGGAGCTGGTGGAGTCCGCGCTGTCCGGCACCGACCGGGCCGTTCCTGCCCGGGAGCGCGGGTACGTACAGGCCATCCGCGCCGAACCCGATGCCGGGCGCAAGCTGGAGATCTACGCGCGCGCGATCGGCGACATCCACGGCAGGCTGGCGCCGCTGCTGCGCGTCGCCCAGACGGCGACGCATCCGGAGGTCCGCGAGGTCTGGCAGGACATCGCGCATCGGCGCGCGGCCAACATGCGCGAACTGGCACAGAACCTCGTCGACACCGGACAGGTGCGGCCGGGGCTCGACGTGGAAGAGATCGCCGACGTCGTCTGGGCGACCAACTCGCCGGAGCTCTACTGCCTGCTGGTTGAGGACCGGGGCTGGCCGGCGGAACGGTTCACCGCTTGGCTGGCCGACACCTGGCGCCGCCTGCTCCTCGCGTGA
- a CDS encoding MFS transporter: MRHPRHRLPLGQQRQCGAQPYLRMASLACGLAREPWQLVVGRFVQGAGSAMAGPAAMSMITLLYPGPEERARALGVWGGIAALGGTAGLVLSGTLTDLASWRVIFLINLPVVAVALALLPRLVPESRAPGRRRLDVPGAILVTGAAVSLVYGLLRTGETGWGDPIVIGAVALSAALAVAFVLAETRAAAPLVPGSFLASRTRAVASGATLLFSMAMYAMSFLLMIQVQTALDYSPLLAGIAYLPYGAGILAGMWLSSRISLRVGTRWALLPAFLVNIAGLLLLSGLAAGDSYAAHVLPGMLILSVGNGLSLPVMAAAAVDGTTEEDAGLGSAVFTSVQQIGGAIGVAALTTMGYSGGLTAGAVCVALGAVLIVVLLPSRAGGPPQPAGQEAEARLPR; the protein is encoded by the coding sequence GTGCGCCACCCGCGACACCGGCTGCCCCTCGGCCAGCAGCGGCAGTGCGGCGCGCAGCCGTACCTGCGTATGGCCAGCCTGGCCTGCGGGCTCGCGCGGGAGCCGTGGCAGCTCGTGGTCGGGCGATTCGTGCAGGGCGCGGGCTCTGCGATGGCCGGCCCGGCGGCGATGTCGATGATCACGTTGCTGTATCCGGGGCCGGAGGAGCGGGCCAGGGCGCTGGGTGTCTGGGGCGGCATCGCGGCTCTGGGCGGGACCGCGGGCCTGGTGCTGTCCGGGACGCTGACCGACCTGGCGTCCTGGCGCGTGATCTTCCTGATCAACCTGCCCGTCGTCGCCGTGGCCCTGGCGCTGCTCCCCCGCCTGGTCCCCGAGTCCCGTGCCCCCGGCCGGCGCCGCCTCGACGTTCCCGGCGCGATCCTGGTCACCGGCGCCGCGGTGTCGCTGGTGTACGGGCTCCTGCGGACTGGAGAGACCGGCTGGGGCGATCCGATCGTCATCGGCGCCGTCGCGCTCTCCGCCGCCTTGGCGGTGGCGTTCGTGCTCGCCGAGACACGGGCGGCGGCGCCGCTGGTGCCCGGGTCGTTCCTGGCCTCGCGGACGCGGGCGGTCGCGAGCGGCGCGACCCTGCTGTTCTCGATGGCGATGTACGCGATGTCGTTCCTGCTGATGATCCAGGTGCAGACCGCTCTGGACTACAGCCCGCTCCTGGCCGGCATCGCCTACCTGCCCTACGGCGCCGGCATCCTGGCGGGCATGTGGCTGTCCTCCCGCATCTCGCTCCGGGTCGGGACGCGCTGGGCGCTTCTGCCGGCGTTCCTGGTCAACATCGCCGGCCTGCTGCTGCTGTCCGGCCTGGCGGCGGGCGACTCCTACGCCGCCCACGTCCTGCCCGGCATGCTCATCCTGAGCGTGGGCAACGGGCTGAGCCTGCCCGTCATGGCCGCAGCCGCCGTCGACGGCACCACCGAGGAGGACGCCGGTCTCGGCTCGGCAGTGTTCACCTCCGTCCAGCAGATCGGCGGCGCCATCGGGGTGGCCGCGCTGACCACCATGGGCTACTCGGGCGGGCTCACGGCGGGCGCGGTCTGCGTGGCGCTCGGCGCCGTACTCATCGTCGTGCTGCTGCCATCACGCGCCGGCGGCCCGCCGCAGCCCGCCGGACAGGAGGCCGAAGCACGCCTCCCCCGGTGA
- a CDS encoding TetR/AcrR family transcriptional regulator — MTDGARARQREQTRRTLLHVGRRLFATRGYAAVGLAEIVHTAGVTKGALYHHFAGKADLFRAVLEHVQQEVAQKVAATADAEDDPWEQLTSGCRAFLTASTDPDVQQIMLIDGPAVLGWSDWRALDEAASARHLAEALTTLIEEGVIAPQPVEPLTHLLSGAMNEAALWLARSTRPGDLDDTWTALSQMLQALRLKPAHTAAATD, encoded by the coding sequence ATGACCGACGGGGCCAGGGCCCGCCAGCGCGAGCAGACCAGGCGCACCCTGCTGCATGTGGGCCGGCGGCTGTTCGCGACCCGTGGCTACGCCGCGGTCGGCCTGGCAGAGATCGTGCACACCGCCGGCGTCACCAAGGGCGCGCTGTACCACCACTTCGCGGGCAAGGCCGACCTGTTCCGCGCAGTCCTCGAACACGTACAGCAGGAGGTCGCCCAGAAGGTGGCCGCCACCGCCGACGCCGAGGACGATCCCTGGGAGCAGCTGACGTCGGGATGCCGAGCCTTCCTCACGGCGAGCACCGATCCGGACGTCCAGCAGATCATGCTCATCGACGGTCCCGCCGTGCTGGGATGGAGCGACTGGCGCGCACTGGACGAGGCCGCCTCGGCCCGCCACCTGGCCGAAGCGCTCACCACCCTTATCGAAGAGGGAGTCATCGCGCCGCAGCCGGTCGAACCGCTCACCCACCTGCTGTCCGGCGCCATGAACGAGGCGGCACTGTGGCTGGCCAGGTCAACCCGCCCCGGCGACCTGGACGACACCTGGACAGCGCTCTCACAGATGCTCCAGGCACTACGCCTCAAGCCGGCCCACACGGCCGCCGCAACGGATTGA
- a CDS encoding VOC family protein produces the protein MILTSFYPVIGTSRLAESHDFYTRLFGFEATFEADWYVSLRRPGPSAYELALLDHTHPTLPEGYRAPVRGLLLNFEVEDVDAEWERLVAGEGLRPELELRNEDFGQRHFIVADPNGVLIDVITPIAPSEAYADQYVSE, from the coding sequence ATGATACTGACCAGCTTCTATCCGGTCATCGGCACCTCGCGGTTGGCCGAGTCCCACGACTTCTACACCCGGCTGTTCGGCTTCGAGGCGACCTTCGAGGCGGACTGGTACGTGAGTCTGCGGCGGCCGGGGCCGTCGGCGTACGAACTGGCGCTGCTCGACCACACCCACCCCACGCTGCCCGAGGGGTATCGCGCGCCGGTGCGGGGGCTGTTGCTCAACTTCGAGGTGGAGGACGTCGATGCCGAGTGGGAACGGCTCGTCGCCGGCGAAGGGCTGCGACCCGAGCTCGAGCTGCGCAACGAGGACTTCGGGCAGCGGCACTTCATCGTGGCCGACCCCAACGGCGTGCTGATCGATGTCATCACGCCCATCGCGCCGTCCGAGGCTTACGCCGACCAGTACGTCAGCGAGTGA
- a CDS encoding glycoside hydrolase family 25 protein — translation MPEPRLAAIAHTLKNRLNPLTQRVSFAVAGAILAGTTAIAGVATMTLASPTSHAPGQEAQPETGSLTYGLDISNYEPLYDWNASDAQFGIIKATEGTSFRDASFARHWLQLGKKGIVRGAYHYGHPGNDPIAEAEHFLSVVNAQPAEPGDLLVLDLETTDGRSVAEVNAWAKAWLSYVKAKTGTTPMFYSGWNFADTYGKGLAEYPLWVAHYSKPKGAVTPPADWKSWTIHQYSESPIDQNVSALTADQLRGLGRRAA, via the coding sequence ATGCCCGAGCCCCGGCTTGCCGCAATCGCCCATACCCTAAAGAATCGCCTCAATCCCCTCACCCAGCGCGTCAGCTTCGCCGTCGCGGGTGCGATCCTCGCCGGAACAACCGCCATCGCCGGCGTGGCCACCATGACGCTCGCATCGCCCACCAGCCACGCCCCGGGGCAAGAAGCCCAGCCTGAGACCGGGTCTCTCACCTACGGCCTGGACATCTCGAACTACGAGCCCCTGTACGACTGGAACGCCAGCGACGCCCAGTTCGGCATCATCAAGGCCACGGAAGGCACGAGCTTCCGCGACGCCTCCTTCGCCAGGCACTGGCTCCAGTTGGGCAAGAAGGGCATCGTGCGCGGCGCCTACCACTACGGCCACCCCGGCAACGACCCCATCGCCGAGGCCGAGCACTTCCTGTCCGTGGTGAACGCGCAGCCCGCCGAGCCCGGCGACCTGCTGGTCCTCGACCTGGAGACCACCGACGGCAGGTCCGTCGCCGAGGTCAACGCCTGGGCCAAGGCGTGGCTGTCGTACGTGAAGGCCAAGACGGGAACCACCCCGATGTTCTACAGCGGCTGGAACTTCGCGGACACCTACGGCAAGGGCCTGGCCGAATACCCCCTATGGGTGGCCCACTACAGCAAGCCCAAGGGAGCGGTCACCCCGCCCGCCGACTGGAAGTCCTGGACCATCCACCAGTACTCCGAGTCCCCCATCGACCAGAACGTCTCCGCGCTGACCGCCGACCAACTGCGCGGCCTGGGCCGCCGCGCGGCCTGA
- a CDS encoding alpha/beta hydrolase — protein sequence MRDLVKKSGPLLQGAPLQMASCQQPVRFAVSWHRLMNTAHANGVEIAYSAAGEGETVLLVGGSGMDQGVWDFSFKPALVQAGYRVVTYDSRGGGGSSAPEPPYSIEDLALDAVGLVEQVSDGPCHVVGLSLGGFVAEEICWRRPDLVRSVVLVASGGRTTAYMRAKMQAEERLFAAGPVPVDYDLVDALSVFLPAKVLQDDDKTVEQWAQLIGATDGPGRIGQGAAARAWLLDDGRVERWPNMRVPALFVAFEHDIQFPPSRVKEAAEEWPQASFVEIPGVAHGNGVFDAASQIGEAIVGFLPLMR from the coding sequence TTGCGGGACTTGGTAAAGAAATCGGGACCGCTGCTTCAGGGCGCCCCTCTCCAGATGGCCTCATGTCAGCAACCGGTTCGCTTCGCGGTCTCCTGGCATCGCCTCATGAACACAGCTCATGCGAACGGGGTCGAGATCGCCTACAGCGCGGCGGGTGAGGGCGAGACGGTGTTGCTGGTTGGGGGGAGCGGGATGGATCAGGGGGTGTGGGACTTCTCCTTCAAGCCGGCTCTCGTCCAGGCGGGCTATCGCGTGGTGACCTACGACTCCCGGGGTGGCGGCGGGTCGAGCGCTCCGGAGCCGCCTTACTCGATCGAAGATCTCGCCCTGGACGCCGTCGGACTGGTCGAGCAGGTGAGCGACGGGCCGTGTCACGTCGTCGGACTGTCACTGGGCGGGTTCGTGGCCGAGGAGATCTGCTGGCGACGGCCGGACCTGGTGCGTTCGGTGGTGCTGGTGGCCTCCGGTGGGCGGACCACCGCGTACATGCGGGCGAAGATGCAGGCCGAGGAGCGGTTGTTCGCCGCCGGTCCGGTGCCGGTGGATTATGACCTCGTCGATGCGCTGTCGGTGTTCCTGCCCGCCAAGGTTCTCCAGGACGACGACAAGACCGTGGAGCAGTGGGCGCAGTTGATCGGCGCGACGGACGGGCCGGGGCGTATCGGGCAGGGTGCCGCGGCGCGGGCCTGGCTTCTTGACGACGGACGCGTCGAGCGCTGGCCGAACATGCGGGTGCCGGCGCTGTTCGTGGCTTTCGAGCACGACATCCAGTTTCCGCCGAGCCGGGTCAAGGAAGCCGCAGAGGAGTGGCCGCAGGCATCCTTCGTCGAGATCCCTGGTGTAGCCCATGGCAACGGCGTGTTCGACGCCGCGAGCCAGATCGGCGAGGCCATCGTCGGCTTCCTTCCGTTGATGCGTTAG
- a CDS encoding metal-sensitive transcriptional regulator: protein MVGYSDSKQDQLRRLRRVEGQVRGLQRMVEDDKYCIDVLTQVSAATSALQSVAISLLEDHLAHCVAEAAAKGGPGAQAKVKEASDAIARLVRS, encoded by the coding sequence ATGGTGGGATACAGCGACAGCAAGCAGGACCAGTTGCGCCGGTTGCGCCGCGTCGAGGGTCAGGTGCGGGGGTTGCAGCGGATGGTGGAGGACGACAAGTACTGCATCGATGTTCTGACGCAGGTGTCGGCGGCTACCAGTGCTCTGCAGTCGGTCGCCATCTCTCTGCTGGAGGATCATCTGGCTCACTGTGTGGCGGAGGCCGCCGCCAAGGGGGGTCCTGGGGCTCAGGCCAAGGTGAAAGAGGCTTCCGACGCGATTGCGCGGCTTGTCCGCTCCTGA
- a CDS encoding heavy-metal-associated domain-containing protein, whose protein sequence is MATATYTVTGMTCGHCVSSVKEEVGEVAGVTSVEVDLASGLLTVASDGPVEAAAIVAAVKEAGYEVANPA, encoded by the coding sequence ATGGCTACCGCTACTTACACCGTCACGGGCATGACCTGCGGCCACTGCGTGAGTTCGGTGAAGGAGGAGGTCGGTGAGGTTGCCGGGGTCACCTCGGTGGAGGTTGATCTGGCCAGTGGCCTGCTGACCGTTGCGAGCGACGGTCCTGTGGAGGCGGCGGCGATTGTTGCGGCCGTGAAGGAAGCGGGCTACGAGGTGGCGAATCCGGCATGA
- a CDS encoding heavy metal translocating P-type ATPase — translation MSSLTESRAVELSIGGMTCASCANRIERKLNKLDGVSATVNYATEKAKVTFPEGVDPGQLIAEVEKAGYTAALPSPPETKAQEEPQDELRPLRQRLTTAVVLSVPVVAMAMVPALQFTNWQWLSLVLAAPVVVYAGWPFHKAAWTNLRHGAATMDTLISVGTLAALGWSLWALFFGTAGAPGMTHPFAFSIERSDGSGNIYLETAAAVTAFILAGRYFESRSKRRAGAALRALLELGAKDVELADGRRVPIERLQVGDTFVVRPGEKIATDGVIVEGTSAVDASMLTGESVPVEVKPGDAVTGATVNAGGRLIVRATRVGADTQLAQMATLVEEAQTGKAAVQRLADRISGVFVPVVIALAVATLGFWLGTGNGVGAAFTAAVAVLIIACPCALGLATPTALLVGTGRGAQLGILIKGPEVLESTRRIDTIVLDKTGTVTEGKMTLVAVHLAEGESREEVLRLAGALEHASEHPIAQAIARAAASEASVEDFANVEGLGVQGIVDGHAVLVGRPRLLAEWSQHLPVDLERKLGEEQAAGRTAVAVGWDGQARAVLVVADVVKATSRQAIAELRALGLTPVLLTGDNEAVATTVAAEVGIDEVIAEVLPADKVDVVKKLQGQGKVVAMVGDGVNDAAALAQADLGLAMGTGTDAAIEASDLTLVRGDLRVAADALRLSRRTLSTIKGNLFWAFAYNVAALPLAALGLLNPMIAGAAMAFSSVFVVSNSLRLRRFN, via the coding sequence ATGTCGTCCCTGACGGAAAGCAGGGCTGTCGAGCTGTCGATCGGCGGCATGACCTGCGCGTCCTGCGCCAACCGGATCGAACGCAAGCTGAACAAGCTGGATGGTGTGAGCGCGACGGTCAATTATGCGACGGAGAAGGCGAAGGTCACCTTCCCTGAGGGGGTGGATCCGGGGCAGTTGATCGCCGAGGTGGAGAAGGCCGGCTACACCGCCGCGCTGCCCAGCCCGCCAGAAACCAAAGCGCAGGAAGAGCCGCAGGATGAACTGCGGCCGCTGCGGCAGCGGTTGACCACCGCCGTGGTGCTGAGTGTGCCGGTGGTGGCGATGGCGATGGTTCCGGCGTTGCAGTTCACCAACTGGCAGTGGTTGTCGCTGGTGCTGGCCGCGCCGGTGGTGGTGTATGCGGGCTGGCCGTTCCACAAGGCGGCCTGGACGAACCTGCGGCACGGCGCCGCCACGATGGACACGTTGATCTCGGTCGGCACGCTGGCCGCGCTCGGCTGGTCGTTGTGGGCGCTGTTCTTCGGCACCGCGGGCGCCCCCGGGATGACGCACCCGTTCGCGTTCTCCATCGAGCGTAGCGACGGTTCGGGCAACATCTATCTGGAGACGGCGGCGGCGGTGACCGCGTTCATCCTGGCCGGGCGTTATTTCGAGTCCCGCTCCAAGCGGCGTGCGGGTGCGGCGTTGCGGGCGTTGCTGGAGCTGGGCGCCAAGGACGTGGAGCTGGCCGACGGGCGTCGTGTCCCCATCGAGCGGTTGCAGGTCGGTGACACCTTCGTGGTGCGGCCGGGAGAGAAGATCGCCACCGACGGTGTGATCGTCGAGGGCACCTCCGCGGTGGATGCCTCCATGCTGACCGGCGAATCGGTGCCGGTCGAGGTGAAGCCGGGTGATGCGGTGACCGGGGCGACGGTGAACGCGGGCGGCCGCCTGATCGTCCGCGCGACCCGGGTCGGCGCGGACACCCAGCTCGCCCAGATGGCCACGCTGGTGGAGGAGGCGCAGACCGGCAAGGCGGCCGTGCAGCGGCTGGCCGACCGGATCTCCGGGGTGTTCGTGCCGGTCGTGATCGCGCTCGCGGTCGCGACGCTCGGGTTCTGGCTGGGGACCGGCAACGGGGTGGGGGCCGCGTTCACCGCCGCGGTCGCCGTGTTGATCATCGCGTGCCCGTGCGCGCTGGGTCTGGCCACCCCGACGGCGTTGCTGGTCGGCACCGGCCGGGGCGCTCAGCTCGGCATTCTGATCAAGGGTCCGGAGGTGCTGGAGTCCACCCGCCGCATCGACACGATCGTGCTGGACAAGACCGGCACGGTCACCGAAGGCAAGATGACCCTGGTCGCCGTGCACCTGGCCGAGGGCGAGAGCCGGGAGGAGGTGCTGCGGTTGGCGGGCGCGCTGGAACACGCCTCCGAGCACCCGATCGCCCAGGCCATCGCCCGCGCAGCCGCCTCCGAGGCGAGCGTGGAGGATTTCGCCAATGTCGAAGGGCTCGGCGTGCAGGGCATCGTGGACGGGCACGCGGTGCTGGTCGGCCGGCCCCGGCTGCTGGCCGAATGGTCGCAGCACCTGCCCGTCGACCTGGAACGCAAGCTGGGCGAGGAGCAGGCGGCGGGCCGCACCGCGGTGGCGGTCGGCTGGGACGGCCAGGCGCGCGCGGTGCTGGTGGTGGCCGACGTGGTCAAGGCGACCAGCAGGCAGGCGATCGCCGAGTTGCGGGCGCTGGGTCTGACCCCGGTGCTGCTGACCGGCGACAACGAGGCGGTCGCCACGACGGTGGCGGCCGAGGTGGGCATCGACGAGGTGATCGCCGAGGTGCTGCCCGCCGACAAGGTGGACGTGGTCAAGAAGCTGCAGGGCCAGGGCAAGGTCGTGGCCATGGTGGGCGACGGCGTCAACGACGCCGCCGCGCTGGCCCAGGCCGACCTGGGGCTGGCGATGGGCACCGGCACCGACGCCGCCATCGAGGCCTCCGACCTCACCCTGGTCCGCGGCGACCTGCGGGTGGCAGCCGACGCGCTGCGGCTCTCACGCCGCACGCTGTCGACGATCAAGGGCAACCTGTTCTGGGCGTTCGCCTACAACGTGGCCGCGCTGCCGCTGGCGGCACTCGGACTGCTCAACCCGATGATCGCCGGAGCCGCGATGGCGTTCTCCAGCGTCTTCGTGGTCAGCAACAGCCTGCGCCTCCGCCGCTTCAACTAG
- a CDS encoding CGNR zinc finger domain-containing protein produces MTRQAPLIAELVNLATTRWRGGASIQPLTDEELATAFAAQLGDRTSAALCAAPDAGRRLAELAGELRQALLAERPADQAAHINALIRRYGAQPYLVEDVGQPFHLHFHGSGGTQVDALGGEFATALALIVDGYGPDRFGTCEAHHCEAVYIDLTRNGSRRYCSAACTARAKTAAYRSRRQT; encoded by the coding sequence GTGACCCGGCAGGCTCCGCTGATCGCCGAGCTGGTCAATCTGGCCACCACGCGCTGGCGGGGCGGCGCCTCGATACAGCCACTGACGGACGAGGAACTGGCGACGGCGTTCGCCGCCCAGCTCGGCGACCGCACGAGTGCGGCCCTGTGCGCGGCCCCGGACGCCGGGCGGCGCCTGGCCGAGCTGGCCGGCGAGCTGCGACAGGCGCTGCTGGCCGAACGGCCGGCGGACCAGGCCGCCCACATCAACGCCCTGATCCGCAGGTACGGCGCACAGCCGTACCTGGTCGAGGACGTCGGCCAGCCGTTCCACCTGCACTTCCACGGCTCGGGCGGCACCCAGGTGGATGCTCTGGGGGGCGAGTTCGCCACGGCGCTGGCACTCATCGTGGACGGCTACGGCCCAGACCGCTTCGGGACGTGCGAGGCGCACCACTGCGAGGCGGTCTACATCGACCTGACCCGCAACGGTTCGCGCCGTTACTGCAGCGCGGCGTGTACGGCTCGCGCCAAGACCGCCGCCTACCGCAGCCGCCGCCAAACCTGA
- a CDS encoding MFS transporter, with amino-acid sequence MFAPYRRLLAHPGVPHLVVAGLIVKLGTPVLSLALLLAAVDRLGSYATAGLVLTGHAFALALCAPLGGRIADRYGLRPALTGYLAAHALAYALLLLAPPALMIGAAVLLGATTPPAGSVIRGVWPRLVPAAALPAAYAVDNAVNELTFIAGPALVPVLTWVIPAQGVVAAAGAAVLLGTALLLALPAVRQAAPTPPGRFRLAGPLTHRRTLVLLAIAAFGTFAFGCLRIATVASATAFGSASSAGVLMGLLSAGALLGTLGYGARAWHITGPITGGRLLVLLSLAEAAVLLGGGWAPGFVTLALLVTLVGLVTGPRDAVVPALLADHAPARYRTEVFAWLNTFMWAGYGLGTAVAGRLTGPHDTGATAFGAAAVAAVAGAILAAVAGRFASPLRTPAAAPGGDHFREPDHTADS; translated from the coding sequence ATGTTCGCGCCCTATCGCCGCCTGCTCGCCCATCCAGGCGTCCCTCACCTGGTCGTCGCCGGGCTCATCGTCAAGCTCGGCACCCCCGTGCTCAGCCTCGCCCTGCTGCTGGCCGCTGTCGACCGGCTCGGCTCCTACGCCACCGCCGGGCTCGTGCTCACCGGTCACGCCTTCGCCCTGGCCCTGTGCGCGCCGCTCGGCGGGCGCATCGCCGACCGGTACGGCCTACGCCCGGCTCTGACCGGCTACTTGGCCGCCCACGCCCTCGCTTACGCCCTGCTCCTGCTCGCACCGCCGGCCCTGATGATCGGCGCCGCGGTGCTGCTGGGGGCTACCACCCCGCCCGCGGGGTCGGTCATCAGAGGCGTCTGGCCGCGCCTCGTCCCCGCTGCCGCTCTGCCCGCCGCCTACGCCGTCGACAATGCCGTCAACGAACTGACCTTCATCGCCGGCCCCGCGCTCGTGCCGGTCCTGACCTGGGTCATCCCGGCCCAGGGCGTGGTGGCGGCCGCGGGCGCCGCCGTCCTGCTCGGGACCGCGTTACTCCTTGCTCTCCCTGCGGTACGGCAGGCCGCACCCACCCCGCCCGGCAGGTTCCGCCTGGCCGGGCCGCTCACCCACCGGCGCACCCTCGTGCTGCTGGCCATCGCCGCCTTCGGCACCTTCGCCTTCGGCTGCCTGCGCATCGCCACGGTCGCCTCCGCCACCGCCTTCGGCTCGGCCTCCTCCGCAGGCGTGCTGATGGGCCTGCTGTCGGCCGGCGCCCTCCTCGGCACCCTCGGGTACGGCGCGCGGGCGTGGCACATCACTGGGCCCATCACCGGCGGGCGCCTGCTCGTCCTGCTCTCGCTCGCTGAGGCGGCCGTCCTGCTCGGCGGAGGCTGGGCGCCCGGCTTCGTGACGCTCGCCCTGCTGGTCACTCTCGTCGGGTTGGTGACCGGGCCGCGCGACGCGGTCGTGCCGGCCCTGCTCGCCGACCACGCCCCCGCTCGGTACCGCACCGAGGTCTTCGCCTGGCTCAACACCTTCATGTGGGCCGGATACGGCCTGGGCACCGCCGTCGCCGGCCGGCTCACCGGCCCTCACGACACCGGAGCCACCGCCTTCGGTGCGGCCGCGGTCGCGGCCGTAGCAGGGGCGATCCTGGCAGCCGTCGCCGGCCGGTTCGCCTCGCCCTTGCGCACGCCCGCAGCAGCGCCAGGTGGGGATCATTTCCGTGAACCTGATCACACAGCTGACAGCTGA